The following are encoded together in the Bacillus sp. V2I10 genome:
- the bioA gene encoding adenosylmethionine--8-amino-7-oxononanoate transaminase, with amino-acid sequence MYKSPELAEITYEELAAKNKQYIWHPFTQMKEYIEDQPVIIAEGNGLKLIDVNGKEYWDGVSSIWLNVHGHNVRELNEAITQQLDKVAHSTLLGMANVPAILLAEKIIKLMPDGLSKVFYSDSGATSVEIAVKMAFQYWQHKGKETKRQFITMKEAYHGDTIGAVSVGAIDLFHKAYSSLLFDCVKIPYPTVYRSPYGNSETVIVHELLKELETLLAQRSDEIAALIIEPIVQGASGIIVMPEGYLRGVRELCTKYEVLMIADEVATGFGRTGKMFACEHEDVTPDLLTAGKGLTGGYLPVAITVASEEIYTAFLGDYEEQKTFFHGHSYTGNPLGCAAAIANLELIEKRNLIQEVEIMSEYLASQLTAFSQLAHVGDIRQKGFMIGIELVRDKDTAEPFDWKDRVGVKVCRRARELGMLLRPLGNVIVFMPPLAAAKEELDEMTDILYQSIRDVTEKN; translated from the coding sequence TACCCAAATGAAAGAGTACATAGAGGATCAGCCTGTTATTATCGCTGAAGGAAATGGCCTAAAACTAATTGATGTAAACGGCAAAGAATATTGGGATGGCGTCTCTTCCATCTGGTTAAATGTGCACGGCCACAATGTAAGAGAATTAAATGAAGCTATCACTCAGCAGCTGGATAAAGTAGCACACTCCACCCTGCTTGGAATGGCCAATGTTCCTGCCATTCTTTTGGCTGAAAAAATCATTAAACTTATGCCTGATGGCCTCAGCAAAGTGTTTTATTCAGACTCAGGTGCAACTTCTGTAGAGATTGCTGTTAAAATGGCCTTTCAATACTGGCAGCATAAAGGAAAAGAAACTAAGAGACAATTTATCACTATGAAAGAAGCATATCATGGAGATACGATTGGCGCGGTTTCAGTGGGAGCCATCGACCTGTTTCATAAAGCCTATTCATCCCTGCTTTTTGACTGCGTTAAAATTCCTTATCCAACGGTATACCGTTCACCATACGGCAATTCTGAAACTGTCATCGTTCATGAATTGTTAAAAGAGTTAGAGACTCTGTTGGCCCAACGTTCTGATGAAATTGCTGCTCTGATTATTGAACCAATAGTACAAGGTGCAAGCGGAATTATTGTGATGCCTGAAGGTTACCTGAGAGGCGTGAGAGAGCTTTGTACCAAATATGAGGTTCTTATGATAGCGGATGAAGTCGCTACGGGGTTTGGCAGAACAGGGAAAATGTTTGCATGTGAGCACGAGGATGTAACTCCTGATCTTTTAACAGCCGGAAAAGGATTGACAGGAGGATATCTTCCTGTCGCAATTACAGTTGCTTCTGAAGAGATTTACACTGCATTTTTAGGAGACTATGAGGAGCAAAAAACGTTTTTCCATGGCCACAGTTACACCGGAAACCCTTTAGGATGTGCTGCTGCCATTGCAAATCTTGAATTAATAGAGAAGCGGAATTTAATACAGGAAGTAGAGATCATGTCAGAATATCTGGCAAGTCAATTAACAGCTTTTTCACAATTAGCCCACGTGGGTGATATTCGGCAAAAAGGATTTATGATCGGGATAGAATTAGTGAGGGATAAGGATACAGCCGAACCGTTTGATTGGAAGGACAGGGTGGGAGTTAAAGTCTGCAGACGTGCAAGAGAGCTCGGCATGCTCCTCAGACCACTGGGAAATGTCATTGTATTTATGCCGCCGCTTGCAGCTGCAAAAGAGGAACTGGATGAGATGACTGACATACTTTATCAGTCTATCAGAGACGTTACAGAGAAAAACTGA